Part of the Elusimicrobiota bacterium genome is shown below.
ATGCCCATTTCCTGGGATTCCCCCATGTACGTCACCAGCTTGGACTCCACTTCCTTGGACCCCAAATTGGAATGGCCGATTTCCGACGTCAAGACCGCGGCCATGAACTCCGTCGGGTAATTGGCCTTGAGGAAGGCGGTTTGGTAGCTCACCAGGCCGTAGGCCGAGGCGTGGCTTTTGTTGAAGCCGTACCCGCCGAACTGGACCACCAGGTCGAAGACTTTTTCGGCGATTTTTTTCTCGACGTTGTTGTCTTTGCATCCCTTCAGAAAGGTGTCCCGCTGCTGATCCAGAATTTCCTGGATTTTCTTTCCCATGGCTTTTCGGAGCAGGTCGGCTTGGCCCGGGGTGTACCCGGCCAGGACCTGGGCGATCTGCATGACTTGCTCCTGTACACGATGATGCCGTAGGTGTCTTTCAGGAGGGGCTCCAAAAGCGGGTGGTCGAAAACGACTTTGGACCGGGCGTGTTTGCGCGACACGAACTCGTCCAACATGCCGGAGCCCATGGGGCCGGGGCGGTAAAGGGAAATGAGCGCCACCACGTCGGACAACGTCGTGGGTTTGAGTTTCCGCAGCAAATCGCGCATGCCCCCGCTTTCCAACTGGAACACCCCGGCGGTGCGGGCCTGGGCCAGCAATTTAAAAGTGGCGGCGTCGTCCAAGGGAATGTGCTCGATGTCGAATTCCGGGGCGTGGCGTTCCCGGACCAGCTTGATGGCGTCCCGGATCACGGTCAATGTCCGGAGCCCCAAAAAGTCCACTTTGAGAAGGCCGAGCTTCAACACGGATTCGTCGTTGTACTGGGTGGTCACCACGTCCCGGGACCCTTTGGCCAGGGGCACGTGCTCGGTGAGCGCCCCCGCCGCGATGATGGTGCCCGCCGCGTGAACGCCCGTGTGCCGCTTCAGGCCTTCCAGCCGCTGGGCCAGGTCCAGCAATTTCTTGACGTTGGGATCGGTTTTGTAAAGGTTCTGCAGATCGGGCACCTGTTGGAGGGCCGAATGGATGGTGATGCCCAACTCCCGGGGGATCAGCCGCGTGACTTTGTCCACTTCCGGGAGCGGCATGTCCAACACCCGCCCCACGTCCCGCACCACGAGGCGCGCCAGCATGGACCCGAACGTGATGATCTGGGCCACGCAGGCCTCGCCGTATTTCTGGCGGACGTACTCGATGACCTGTTCGCGGCCGTCGTCGGAGAAATCGATGTCCAAGTCGGGCATGGACCGCCGCTCGGGGTTCAAGAAGCGCTCGAAAAGCAGGCCGTTTTGAATGGGGTCGATGTTCGTGATGTTGAGCGCGAAGGCGGTGAGGGCGCCGGCGCCCGACCCGCGGCCCGGCCCCACGGGGATCCCCTGGCGGCGCGCGTAATGAATGAAGTCCCAGACGATCAGGAAGTAGGTGGAGAACCCCATTTTGCGGATGATCGACAACTCGTAATCCAGCCGGGTCTTATAATCGGGCTTGATGTGCCCGAACCGTTTTTTGAGACCCTCGAGGCACAGCTTCTCGAGATAGCCCTCCGGCGACTCCCCCACGGGCACGTCGTAGCGCGGCAACAGGATCTGATTAAAGGTGAGGGACAGCCGGCAGCGTTCGGCGATGGACAGGGTGTTTCGAAGGGCCTGGGGCACCTCCTTGAAGGTTTCCATCATCTCCTGGGGCGCTTTGTAATAGAACTCGGGGGCGTTGTACTTCAGGCGATTGGGGTCGTTCAAGGTTTTCCCGGTGCCGATGCACAAAAGCACGTCGTGGGCGAAATGGTCGTCCTTGCGGAAGTAATGGCAATCGTTGGTGGCCACCAGGGGGGCGTCGAATTTTTTCGCCAATTCCACCAGGCGCGGAAACACCTTCCGCTGGTCCGGCAGACCGTGGTCCATGAGCTCCACAAAAACGTTTTCCTTCCCGAAAATGGACCGGTAATCGTCCAGGGCCTTGGCCGCCTTGTCCGGCTGTTCCCGCAGGAGGGCCGAGGAGACTTCGCCTTTCAGACACCCCGTCAGGGCCACGAGCCCTTCCGAATGTTTCGCCAGGATTTCCCGGTCCATCCGGGGCTTGTAGTAATAGCCTTCCAGAAAG
Proteins encoded:
- the dnaE gene encoding DNA polymerase III subunit alpha, yielding MTTAEFVHLHNHTEYSLLDGATRLTDEKGNPSEFIKTMAASKFPALAITDHGNLFGAIEFYQVCTEVGINPIIGIEAYLAPESRLDRKGSPSESAHHITLLSTNLAGYKNLMKLTSQSFLEGYYYKPRMDREILAKHSEGLVALTGCLKGEVSSALLREQPDKAAKALDDYRSIFGKENVFVELMDHGLPDQRKVFPRLVELAKKFDAPLVATNDCHYFRKDDHFAHDVLLCIGTGKTLNDPNRLKYNAPEFYYKAPQEMMETFKEVPQALRNTLSIAERCRLSLTFNQILLPRYDVPVGESPEGYLEKLCLEGLKKRFGHIKPDYKTRLDYELSIIRKMGFSTYFLIVWDFIHYARRQGIPVGPGRGSGAGALTAFALNITNIDPIQNGLLFERFLNPERRSMPDLDIDFSDDGREQVIEYVRQKYGEACVAQIITFGSMLARLVVRDVGRVLDMPLPEVDKVTRLIPRELGITIHSALQQVPDLQNLYKTDPNVKKLLDLAQRLEGLKRHTGVHAAGTIIAAGALTEHVPLAKGSRDVVTTQYNDESVLKLGLLKVDFLGLRTLTVIRDAIKLVRERHAPEFDIEHIPLDDAATFKLLAQARTAGVFQLESGGMRDLLRKLKPTTLSDVVALISLYRPGPMGSGMLDEFVSRKHARSKVVFDHPLLEPLLKDTYGIIVYRSKSCRSPRSWPGTPRAKPTCSEKPWERKSRKFWISSGTPF